The following coding sequences lie in one Arachis hypogaea cultivar Tifrunner chromosome 9, arahy.Tifrunner.gnm2.J5K5, whole genome shotgun sequence genomic window:
- the LOC112712796 gene encoding F-box/LRR-repeat protein At3g59200-like, producing MDRISYLPNTIICDILSYLPTKQAVSTSILCHSWRHVWKDLQVLDIDDRPFGSSGKASFDSFVNAILAQRNADSYPIEKFRLTCEKFEEDPIPTWLNAVIGPHLQELYLSLNVMFGTSMPKAIFTCTSLKSLVLKRDISLDYGPEFPDVYLPSLKNLELDIAHVNNKLLSGCPVLENLKLILLDMAPERYVYTPTIQMPQTLKSLTFEDYSFG from the exons ATGGATAGGATCAGTTACTTACCGAACACTATCATTTGCGACATTCTCTCGTACCTCCCAACAAAACAAGCTGTATCCACCAGCATCCTCTGTCACAGTTGGCGCCATGTTTGGAAGGATCTCCAAGTCCTTGACATAGATGATAGACCCTTTGGGTCCTCTGGGAAAGCCAGCTTTGATTCTTTTGTCAATGCTATTCTAGCTCAGCGCAATGCAGATTCGTACCCCATCGAAAAGTTTCGCCTCACTTGCGAAAAATTTGAAGAGGATCCTATCCCAACATGGCTTAATGCCGTCATCGGCCCCCATCTTCAGGAACTGTATCTCAGTCTTAATGTAATGTTTGGAACCAGCATGCCTAAAGCCATATTCACTTGTACATCACTTAAGTCCCTTGTTTTGAAACGTGATATTTCATTGGATTATGGTCCGGAGTTTCCAGATGTATATCTGCCATCCCTCAAGAACCTAGAGTTGGATATCGCCCATGTGAACAACAAGCTTTTATCTGGATGCCCTGTTCTTGAAAATCTTAAGCTCATTCTACTTGACATGGCCCCAGAACGTTATGTTTATACACCTACAATTCAGATGCCTCAGACATTGAAGAGTTTAACCTTTGAAGATTACA GTTTCGGCTAG